The genomic region GGACATCGGACGTTGCGAATCAACTGCAGATGTTGCAGGTTCTGATGGAAAGGCATTGGGGGAGGTAAGAGTATTTATCTATTTCCTGGTTTCATtgtttttcatttcttgttgATAAGTTAATAAGTTATGATGTTTTCCAGAATGCAGACATATTCTCTGGATTGGAATGTCTTGATGATTCTATCAGTCAAACAACAAGGGGTACAGGTGACTTTtgcaaaatgcaaaatttttcTAAACAGTTGAAAATTGCATTAGTACTGTCTGTTGACTGCGGTAAGCACTTGTTCTTTCAGCAGAGATTGCTGTCAATAAGTCCGGTGATAAGGCTGATACAGGTACCAAACCAAGTGGCAAGTTCTTCCCTTCATCTTCTGTTAATCATGATTTAGAAATGGCAATTTTCTCAATAGTAAAACTTTGATGATACCACACATTGTTCTGCCAAGTCCTCATCATTTGTGGTGTGTGATGTTGCAGAAGCTGAAACTTGTTCTGATTATTGTACAACCCAAGATCCAATGTCCTGCAGAGAAGTTTCCGTTTCTAACAAACAGGGTGAAATGCAGTTAGAATCTGAGGTAAAGACCTGTACTATCACAGAAAATTGATTCTTGTTGAGTTGTTGATTTTGATTAATTGGGCAGTATAGTGTCAGGTAGATGGGGCTTTCTCTGACTTTGAAGTTCTAGATGTTGGGTCTGATGTCGCCATTTCATCCGGTATGTGCACAATCActtgaattttgtattttgCTACCGTATTATATGTTGGGTATTCAATTGAATCTGGGTTGATGTAGAACGACATGCTGGCAAACATCAACCCAAGCTCAAAGTGAAAAAAGGAAAGGAGAATATGCACATCCCTTGCTCTGAAGTTGAGCCTAACATGGGTTCACAAGCTGCACATTTGGTACATTTTGAAACTGGTGACATGAATGAGAGCTCGCTTCCTGCCTTCCCTACTAGACATGTTATTGATCACCCGTCTCCAAGGCTTGATGATTCTAGCACCCTGAATCCAACCTCTGATTCCCAAGTGAATACAGAAAACCTGGCTGAAACTAACCACTCGGATGGTGCCATTTTGGGGGATGCTGTGCATTCAGAAGATGTTGGTGGAACAACTGAAAAAGTGGTAACATTTTTTAACTATAATATTTGTCCATGCATTTCGTATGGGACTGGATATAAAGATTAATTGTGTTAAGATACCTGCTTCTCTTTGTTTTCTGGATTGGGCAGGGTCGTAAGAGTAGAAATAGAAACACTTCTACTACATCAGATCTTCCTCAGAAGCGCAAATCTTCTGCAACCGAGAAGGCTGAAGGTGAGACATCATCCAGGCAGCTGAGGAAGCGGGTACCTCATAAACAAGTTGATGAGCTGGCAGATGAGGCCAGTGATGACAGTTTCACTGCTGAACCTTCTAGTGATTCTAAGATCAACGAAGATGAGGATAATATTGATGAATATAGGGAGCATAAGACATCGCAGAGGAAAAGAGCCCCCAAAAAGTCCAAGAAACCTGTATCTGAAAAAGAACCAGTTCGAAAGCATAAGAAGACCAAGGAAGCATCTGATCAGTCAACCAAAGACGCTCCCAAAAAGTTCTCCCATTCAACTCGTAGAAACAGAAGACAAGGTAAATGAATATCTGGATATCTAAGATTGTGTGACACAAAATTTGGATGTCTATCATCATTTTAATTTCCTTACCTTTTGTAGTGGACAAGTCTTTGCTTGAAATCCCAGAGGAGGAATTTGACCCCTGTAAATTCTCTCTCAAGGATCTCATTCGTCTAGCAGAGCATAAGGAGCTGTTAAAGGTATCATCTGGTTTTCGTGGTCAAATTTTCACATGACGAAGTATTATATGGTTTCACTTCCAACATTGACATTGGCTTCTTTGTTTGTTCCTATGGGCAGATTAAGGAGGCAAGAAAATTGACAACTCGACAGCCCAATGAAAGGTACTGGAATTCTTATACAGAAGCCATAAGTGCCAATATCTTTATGTTGATCATACTTGTTTAAGTTATGtaatttcaaattcaatatCATGACGTTCCTGGAGATCTTGATGATGGttgatttgaatttcttatctttatacaCAAAGTAGTGCAAGTTTTATGACAAGATCTTTATGTTGATCACATTTGATGCACTCTTAAAATTTACAGTATTTTGTGGGACGAGCTCTAAACACTTGATGTCATTTGTCCATAGATGGTATTAAGTGAATAGGATGAGGTAGTTGAAAGATGTTTCATTTGTCTCTTGTATAAAATGGCCATCCAAGATGTACTGTTTGAAagtataaatttattaatatgatggaatagaatgattGTGAATTGGGCCTTCTGATTGAGTATGCTTTCACCAGTTGTTAACTTTATTTGGGCCCACTTGAGGCTAGAACAATGTGGCATGGCAGATTTCTTGAATATAATTATGTTTTCTTTCTAGGACAGGAGGGTGGGAGCCTGGTAAGCATAGGGCAATTTTTAGTGTGAAAAATATTTGATGATACGTACAACTTTGACTTTGAGTAAAACCTGTTATTCGTGAAGAACTGTTGCCATTGTTGTTGTGGCTTATATTTTAGATCACACACGCACACAGAAAGACagacacacacatgcacacacactCACACGGCACAAAGGTTGACATGCTTGATTCTGAATAGAGTATCGTTTGTATGATTGTTGGAGTCATATGTAGTCCATTAATCCACATTTCGTAGTATTCTTTCCTTGCAGTACAAACAGTGATTCTCACAAGGAAGGTTCTCACAATGAAGAGGAGTTCTATCCTTCAGAACATGGCACTGATGAAAACCAAGCCACTTATCATGTTAATTCCTCTCTACTCAATTATCAAACTTACATGGACAAAGCACCCACTGCAAGATGGTCTAAGCAGGACACAGAACTGTTCTATGAGGTAATGTACCTATAAATTCACTACATTTAACTGGTTATCAATCACAAGTAACTTTGACATACCATATAATTATTAATGGAAAAATCTCATATCTGTCTCATTTTGTGGATTGGTCAATCAGCTTAGAACTGGGATTATAGGTTAGTGGTATCCGTGGACTTAGAAGTTAGATGATTAGTTCAATTCATGATCTCCTTGGTCAAATTATGGATATCATGGGAATTCAAAGAGAGTAGTGATAATGGAACCAACACATGGAATCAATCTGTAGATCTCTGCCAATAATTTTTAACTACCCTAGGATGTCCTCTTGTTTGGAAATGTTTTCTTTGCTTCCaaatttttcttaaaactaGATTTCATGCCTGATTAAGCTAATTGTCTAATAGGTCAAACTAAATCTGCCTTCACATGTGATTTAGGCTATTCAGCAGTGTGGATCAGATTTTACTATGATTCAAGAACTTTATTTTCCTAGTCGAACGCGTCATCAAGTCAAGTTAAAATTCAAGAAGGAAGAGCGTCAACATCCATTACGCATCTCAGAAGCCGTACTAAGTCGCTTGACTCATTCCACAGGTCAGTCCTTAATTTTTccttctttatatatatttactcTTTTAATCTCTCCCTTTCTAGGGTGGTGGGGTGGAATTAAGAACCGTACCCAAGATCGTCTTTTGCCTCCCTGTACATATGAAATTCTCTCTATTCATTATTTTGTTGAGTAGTATATGAATGGAGATTGGAGTCAATGTGATGAAGGATGCAGGAAAATTGTATATACAGTGGTACAATAAAGTAATTTTCTCATGCAGATCATTCCCAATTTACTTCATATATTGAGAAGCTGCAACAAGCTGCTCGGGCAAACAAGGAATCTAATGCAGATGAGTCAGTTGACATGACAGGCAAGGAGGAAGGACTAAGAGAGCAGACTCGGGATACTGATGTATGCATTTCCtgtcttttctttgtttctcttcTGCTGAGATGCTAATGTTAGTGTTTGtatgtatttatatttatttagacCTTCATGAAGAAGGCTATTCATATCTATAGACAAATCGTTTCCTGAAATTATATTTCTCCAGTGGTAGGTAGTATGTCAATTGGAAGAATTTGCATATGGGAATTGCCGATGATTTAGGATTTATTCATGAAATAAAAGATCcagatgaaatttcaaattgacTGATCTTCGATTACGaaactttattaatttatgcCCTTTAATCTGTTCATAGAACCAACCTGTTGGATGTGTAATACAGGAACTTGTATGACTCGTTGACGTGGCTCTCTTGCCCTTTGACCTCCTCTGTGAAAGGATCATGTTTTTGCAATCTTCATTTGCcttccttttcctttcttttctttttcttcctataaaAAGTAATCTGCTTCTTATTGCTTGCAGGAGGGAATGGAGAAACCCAAGTCGGAAGAAGTTCAAGATCAGGAAGCTGATGTTGCTGAAGTTCAAGATCAAGAAGCTGTTGCTGCTGAAGTGAGCAATCCCTTGAAGTCCGATGaaattgatgatgatgattttaCATGGTCCGACTGACGAGTGAGGAGTTTTACTTTTCTCTCCCTTATATTTTTTCTAGCCATTGATGAGTGACTTTCAACGAGAAGATATTGTCCTAACAAAATTTAAGGATATTCAGTACTTGTTATTGAGAGTGTGGACCATGGAGCGTGTGGAGATAAAAACGAATACATTATATCGAGGAGCCAACATAGTTGCAGCTCAAGTTCAACTGGCAAGAACGGGATATCAGATACCTGAGCTCCCAAAATCTGGGGAACAAAAATAGTGTTGCAACCATTTTTTGTATGTAAGTTTGTAACATTGGTTTTGTTATTTAAATATTGATTGCTCTCGTATCTAATTTTCGTTCGCCTGAagatttttgtgaacaagtATTGTAATTAGGCCTGTTAACAGTGTAATGAATGTTTATGCTTAGAACCATCTGCACAAACTCATGCCCAAACCCACAAGAATACTACATTTTACTGTATGCGCCAATTAGTATGTTACTTCATCTGTTAAATGATAACCTGACAAACGTGGGTCTCGTTGTTAAGAGATGGCTGGTGCCAGCACTGCTTGACATTACCAAAGGTCACAAAATAGCTGTTTATTTGTCCAAGTGCTCATGAGGTACGTGTTTATTTTCGTCGCATGATAATATTGTGTATAATTTCTCTCTCTTAGAAGCATTTGTTGGTTTACAAAGATAAACCATTAGAGCATGAATTGTAAAGAAACCAGAccatgtattttaaaataagtaGTGAATTATACTGATGGTTAGAATCTTACTTTTCAATCCACTAAATCTCGGGTTCATACTCTTCACCTCTCCTTAgtgtaatttaaaataaaaatgtcggtattttaaataaataaaaatttgacacTTTCTATAACCGAAGAAGCAAATTACTCCTAGTAGTTACTAGTATGCAATCAAAAGACAACCTTGACTTCTACGTATTTATTGAAATTCACATAAAATCCAAACCATATAATTATGCCAATTATAGCATGACCTTTTTGCTAATATTTAGGATTTAACTGCTTACATAAGCACATCAATAGGCACAATACCACGCGTCAGACCTGCACCCGTCCCctccctctcctctctccttgGGCGAACAGTGTCGCACCTCTCCTCCTCGTCGGCCGGCCTTCAAAGGGCAGGTCACCCGCCACCCAGTTGAGCAGATCGAAATCGGGAAGTCTCACAGCATCGCTGGTTTCGAGCCCTTTTTCGGCTACTTTTCGACGACGACCCTAGGTATAAAAGTTCTTATGTTTGCTATGGAATTTCTACTCCATGTGGTTCCATTCGTCGAGGCCGAAATTTTGAATActgctctgtttggttgctcggAAAGTAGAGGAAAATTTGAACTCATCGCTATAAAACTTGCACCCACATAACAATGGTGGtagtagcagcagcagcagcagcagtagtagtattaatattaaaaatcaaattaacaaaTGCCACACATGAATCGTCATGAGGTGACCCAGTAGTTGGGAACGAATTTCAAGTCCGTAT from Pyrus communis chromosome 4, drPyrComm1.1, whole genome shotgun sequence harbors:
- the LOC137731777 gene encoding uncharacterized protein, translating into MSDWDDVFLAPAGVPARAGGRFRPKAKPRPSRVASTAAAPALPIVITEIPVTLSTTVSDSVPSVDVGDSKLTDQVGSIEPSENNEIPLSDGKKDIGRCESTADVAGSDGKALGENADIFSGLECLDDSISQTTRGTAEIAVNKSGDKADTEAETCSDYCTTQDPMSCREVSVSNKQGEMQLESECQVDGAFSDFEVLDVGSDVAISSERHAGKHQPKLKVKKGKENMHIPCSEVEPNMGSQAAHLVHFETGDMNESSLPAFPTRHVIDHPSPRLDDSSTLNPTSDSQVNTENLAETNHSDGAILGDAVHSEDVGGTTEKVGRKSRNRNTSTTSDLPQKRKSSATEKAEGETSSRQLRKRVPHKQVDELADEASDDSFTAEPSSDSKINEDEDNIDEYREHKTSQRKRAPKKSKKPVSEKEPVRKHKKTKEASDQSTKDAPKKFSHSTRRNRRQVDKSLLEIPEEEFDPCKFSLKDLIRLAEHKELLKIKEARKLTTRQPNESTNSDSHKEGSHNEEEFYPSEHGTDENQATYHVNSSLLNYQTYMDKAPTARWSKQDTELFYEAIQQCGSDFTMIQELYFPSRTRHQVKLKFKKEERQHPLRISEAVLSRLTHSTDHSQFTSYIEKLQQAARANKESNADESVDMTGKEEGLREQTRDTDEGMEKPKSEEVQDQEADVAEVQDQEAVAAEVSNPLKSDEIDDDDFTWSD